A genome region from Anopheles stephensi strain Indian chromosome 2, UCI_ANSTEP_V1.0, whole genome shotgun sequence includes the following:
- the LOC118505896 gene encoding uncharacterized protein LOC118505896 codes for MSNLRDISSKKSSRPTINVAIHPSSGTPATGSGGSADGADHKSIFFNEISQIMRGYGDCEKPLRESVLLVEKIVLQQLRGIMQEAIDHAMSRPNSPTLSRRDFEYIMRKNQIRVARLQKYFRDMALMKKRLKDLCGGRYPHLNLSACSETSDDDSDREAPEKYDEEKVRRLFRADRISQILTGKQYDDYIAARRASFMHRNTEVMKSKMRLWLNIPEDVNITPSCLLTLAYLAHETIAVLVDFCILTRLNSSNRSVDPYSRVTPSGKSYNMLHTCPEVYQGRGLDGVKPITPQEITEAMRRHRQMAMRSSGRYRNALNFKPPYLAM; via the exons ATGTCCAACTTACGcgatatttcatcgaaaaaatCATCCCGCCCTACCATCAATGTGGCCATCCACCCCAGCTCAGGCACACCAGCCACCGGTTCGGGTGGTTCCGCGGACGGTGCCGACCACAAATCCATCTTCTTCAACGAAATTTCCCAAATAATGCGCGGCTACGGTGATTGTGAGAAACCGCTGCGGGAATCGGTCCTGCTGGTGGAAAAGATTGTGCTACAGCAGCTGCGCGGCATCATGCAGGAAGCGATCGATCACGCTATGTCACGGCCAAACTCACCCACCCTATCGAGACGTGATTTTGAGTACATTATGCGCAAGAATCAGATTCGTGTAGCACGGCTGCAAAAATACTTTCGCGATATGGCACTGATGAAAAAGCGTCTGAAGGATCTCTGCGGCGGGCGCTATCCGCACCTGAATCTCAGCGCCTGTTCCGAAACGTCGGACGATGATTCCGATCGGGAAGCGCCGGAAAAGTATGACGAGGAAAAGGTACGCCGCCTGTTCCGTGCGGACCGTATTTCACAGATCCTTACCGGTAAGCAGTACGACGATTATATTGCGGCTCGCCGGGCGTCTTTCATGCATCGGAACACGGAAGTGATGAAGAGCAAGATGCGGCTGTGGTTAAACATTCCGGAGGACGTAAATATAACGCCGAGCTGTCTGCTCACGTTGGCCTATCTGGCGCACGAAACGATCGCGGTGCTGGTGGACTTTTGCATTCTTACCCGGCTGAACAGTTCCAATCGAAGCGTTGATCCGTACAGCAGGGTTACTCCTTCCG GCAAATCTTACAACATGCTTCACACCTGCCCGGAAGTTTATCAAGGCCGTGGGCTGGATGGCGTAAAGCCGATCACACCGCAAGAAATCACCGAAGCGATGCGTCGACATCGTCAGATGGCGATGCGAAGTTCGGGTCGCTATAGAAACGCGCTCAATTTTAAACCACCCTACCTAGCAATGTAA